TCGAGGTAATTGAAGAATTCCCAGGCGACATCATATGCTAAAAACCTGGGAACGTAAATTACACTGCTTCCGTTTCCAAGATCGACAGTTCGGGTCTTTTTAGCGTCAtctttagggttagggttagggttcgCCTTCAACATCAAATTCATGGAAGCAAGCAGGTAGGCTTAAAAACAACCCGAATCTGGTAAAATTAGTAGCATTTGTAAGTTtacattaagaaattttgtataaattcgGTATGggatgatatgaaaatggatgcaTTCAGTgattttaccttaattaagcgCCGATTCCCAAAATCTTCCAAATTAAGAATGGCTCCAATTTTCCACAAATTAATAAAGATGGATTTACCATTACTACACGGAGTTAACCTTCATTGAGGAGGGTGCTGCCGATGTTGCAACCCACTGTACATAGGGACACGTGTACGGTTGGCATGTGGGGGTGCAATGCATAtgctcttgtaattattcgcaCCTCTTAAAGACCTATCCCCGGCCCCAATAATAAAATGGTGGAATTTGCTAAAAGTCCCTATACTATGTTTTGGTCATTGTACACTAATTcgataatatttattttttgtactttttcaatattaaaattctgGTTCTGACCAAATCGCAATCAATAAATTcgtttttgttaaattatgtaattttcaaaatcttaccTTGCAAACCTATCACATGAGTaatgttatataatattcacaaaaaaaatcttttaattaatggatttaacataatttgttttaattatgacTAAAGTTtcgaatatgaaaatataaatattaattttgattaaattagaaaacattAATTGAATCTAAAACTTATGCATACTACGAgattaatagcaaaatttaagtTAACGGATTTAACTTGTCACTGTTTTGAATCAAAACtgaaattaaccaatttaaagtaaaataaataaataaattcttgaTTTATGCATAATACAAAACTAATGAGTaaatttgacccaaaaaaagtattattacaaaaatacttCCTTTTGATATTCTTGGGTTAATTCATCATACATCCTCCgattttggatgaaaaattaaattaatcatcaaactttaaaatattttaagttagcCCTTAAAGTATCAATATAgcattcatcaaaatttttgttaGCCTGGACATTAGCTTAGATGTTAAATACAAGCTCAAATATAACTTgagcatatttaaaatttgatcaaaatattgattatttttaatatgtcgATTCAAGTTATCCGtgcattaaatttttttaaaattatccataTGATAAGCGcatacatttataatttaatccatacattttaaatatgctttgaattaacatttaatgtttgaCTAAGAGACAGATGTGATTAGGGTGAAACCATAAAAACTTGTTTATGAGGAAGGGGCAAAATGAAATTATGCCATTATATAAGCTTACaatattacaaatttcaaagtaatttaattgtagttttatcattttggaaCAAACCTTCTCACAAAACTTGATTAAATGATATTAATACttgattaaatgataaatttaaagatgttAAAGTGAAATAAAACCAATTTCATTATAACTTCTTATCATATCAGctctttttgatataatgtctagaattatttataacttattcTTAACTCTTAAATACGagaataatgcgcttcagcacaTTCGAACGTACATCATTTTACAATGACGATAATACCAATCTCAATCAAACTAAGACTCgcaatttataatttagaaaTAGATTCActttttatgatataatttagATTGTAAGTTATAAGAAGGTGAGATGTACATAACATGATCATGATTTGTTAATCAACGTCAGATCATACGGATGGCTTTGAAAGTCAGCAATCGAAAGCTGCTTTGCAACCCCCCTTGATCATAATAACGACAACCTTTGTATTTGATTCTCCACGTGTATCTTTTCTATTGGATACTTGTCGGCGCACCAAACTCCCCACCCTCCATGCTTTAACATATGCTTTAACTTATGTACCAAACCCAttaaatcttaatatttttatttacacaaaaattaaatattatattattatttaatatatttcttgtgtcttatttatttatttttatttaatatatagttTGATATTAGTATTTACGTTTTTATTTGTCCAATGTCATACATGTttttgataaaagttatatattggTATATAAAGATAATAATGTTAACTTTTTAGTATTTAGTTCAGTTGGCATCACTATTATTGTCAATACAGGAAGATGTGGGTTCAAAGTATACTGAAGCGCATAATTAccttaaaaaactcaaattaaacattaaaaagttaacaaaatTACCAATGTATAACTTTTATCAATTATATGCACTACATCGAgccaaataaataatatactaagctggtttttattctttaaatataaattaactaaattacatATTTGTACAATGCACACATTTAATTACgtgtatcaaataaaaatattaaattattttataatttaatctgtGTGCTTTctattttggaaataatatttgtaaaataactCCTGATAATTTGGGTTTAGattcttttaaaatgatataaaagttttattatttaaaatatttaattgagtattgatataaataaatgatattaaaatatataccaAAGATTCACAAATCAAACTGAaagtattgaaaatattttatttaaatagccaagtttattatttatttaaagggagtaattaatattgaatttatttaaagggaaaaatggtgaTATACTTCAAGACTGGTtcctaaatatatattataaatattgattttgattcgagattttaatgaaaatatgcattaaatttgatatattaatattaatgacaaaaaaatcatatttaaaacataatttagaaAACGAGATTTACTTATGCTTGATGACGGATTTTTAGTAAAActttctaaaatttgaattaattataaacattttaaataaataagcttAAATTCCCTTTAACGTAagcttttaatttatatatataagcctCTCTAAGGATCAGCCTTTCGCTCTCTTAGTAGTATTTTCTAACACCTTTGCATTTgcttctttccttttcacacCAGATCTGGGGATCCAAGCTATGGCTGAAAAGGTTCCTAAAATCTCATCCGATAcccatttctttttaatttcttttattgtttttcatgCTCCTCTGTTTCCAATTTCTCTTTGTCTCTGTTAACCAGATTTGTTAGCTAATGGTAATGatgcatgtaaaatttttcttttgtaggTGACGATAATGGTGCTGAAGGTCGACCTTCAGTGCAGTAAATGTTACAAGAAGGTCAAGAAAGTGCTCTGTAAATACCCTCGTgagttttctatttttgattttgtttttttttcatggtTTTCTGCATATTATttgtaacatttttaattatttgttctTTGAGATTAACGGTGAGAAATGGTGTCTgagttgatttttcttttttttgtgaaCAAGAGAAATACGAGACCAGATGTACGATGAAAAGGCTAATACGGTGACCATCACGGTGGTATGCTGTAGCCCGGAGAAGATCAGGGACAAGTTATGTTACAAAGGTGGTGGATCCATCAAGAGCATTGAACTCAAGTCGCCGGCGAAACCCAAGGAACCGGAGAAGAAACCCGACAAACCAAAAGAAGCTGAGAAGAAGCCGGAAAAACCCAAAGAAGCTGAGAAGAAACCGGAAAAACCCAAAGAAGCAGCTGAGAAGAAACCGGAAAAACCCAAAGAAGCTGAGAAGAAACCGGAAAAGCCCAAAGACGGTGAGAAGAAACCGGAGAAGCCTAAAGAGGCGGCGGCGGAGAAAAAGCCTGATAAACCGAAAGAGGCAGCGGCTGCGCCGCCACAGA
This genomic window from Gossypium raimondii isolate GPD5lz chromosome 10, ASM2569854v1, whole genome shotgun sequence contains:
- the LOC105776115 gene encoding protein PYRICULARIA ORYZAE RESISTANCE 21; the encoded protein is MAEKVTIMVLKVDLQCSKCYKKVKKVLCKYPQIRDQMYDEKANTVTITVVCCSPEKIRDKLCYKGGGSIKSIELKSPAKPKEPEKKPDKPKEAEKKPEKPKEAEKKPEKPKEAAEKKPEKPKEAEKKPEKPKDGEKKPEKPKEAAAEKKPDKPKEAAAAPPQKVAEPAAAAPLPPMAYAVGYTCSEGYYNGYGGGPSYYGGPPQQPFPCYETYGRPVYDSWGGGGGGGGYYRYGGRTGECFSEENPQGCSIM